Proteins encoded together in one Marinithermus hydrothermalis DSM 14884 window:
- the coaE gene encoding dephospho-CoA kinase (Dephospho-CoA kinase (CoaE) performs the final step in coenzyme A biosynthesis.) gives MRRIGLTGSIGSGKSTVARMLERRGLPVIDADQLAREAAQAMQGEICRAFPEACRGSVLDRARLAEIVFRDPAARERLERLIHPYVRRRMAQEIARLEQRPVPPPAVILEIPLLFEGGLERGLDGVLVVTAPDAVRMQRVQVRSGLDPEAFRARDAAQMPQAEKARRADWVIENAGDLEALERAVEAWYREVILCEDRA, from the coding sequence ATGCGCCGGATTGGCCTTACGGGCAGCATCGGGAGTGGAAAATCCACGGTCGCGCGCATGCTCGAGCGGCGCGGCCTGCCGGTGATCGACGCCGACCAGCTGGCCCGCGAGGCCGCACAAGCCATGCAAGGCGAGATCTGCCGCGCCTTCCCCGAGGCCTGCCGGGGCAGCGTACTAGACCGCGCCCGTCTCGCGGAGATCGTGTTTCGCGATCCTGCGGCCCGCGAACGCCTCGAGCGCCTCATCCACCCGTACGTGCGTCGGCGCATGGCCCAGGAGATCGCGCGGCTCGAGCAACGCCCTGTCCCGCCCCCCGCGGTGATTCTGGAGATCCCTTTGCTGTTTGAGGGGGGGCTCGAGCGCGGGTTGGACGGGGTGCTCGTCGTGACCGCTCCGGACGCGGTGCGGATGCAGCGCGTGCAGGTGCGGAGCGGGCTGGATCCCGAGGCCTTCCGGGCCCGGGACGCGGCGCAGATGCCACAGGCGGAGAAGGCCCGCCGCGCGGACTGGGTGATCGAGAACGCCGGGGACCTGGAGGCCCTCGAGCGAGCGGTGGAGGCGTGGTACCGGGAGGTGATCCTGTGTGAAGATCGTGCATGA